Proteins from a single region of Puntigrus tetrazona isolate hp1 chromosome 2, ASM1883169v1, whole genome shotgun sequence:
- the fam163aa gene encoding protein FAM163A: protein MTAGTVVITGGILATVILLCIIAVLCYCRLQYYCCKRNESEGEAGSVGDPQPQFACNACSAPGVDGAAVTPLSLPYDPAPPHSYCPTCSPYYLRGTDEMRNGGERLSYMPTHYENHGATALGLAAMYGPVLSHRSTPDFYTNTRAISTDV, encoded by the exons ATGACAGCTGGAACTGTTGTCATAACCGGAGGAATTCTCGCAACAGTGATACTCCTGTGTATCATTGCAGTGCTTTGTTACTGTAGACTCCAG TATTACTGCTGTAAGAGGAATGAGTCAGAAGGGGAGGCGGGCTCGGTCGGAGATCCTCAGCCACAGTTCGCCTGCAACGCATGCAGCGCTCCGGGAGTGGATGGGGCGGCCGTcacacctctctctctgccctACGACCCCGCTCCGCCTCACAGCTACTGCCCGACTTGCTCGCCCTACTACCTCCGTGGCACGGATGAGATGCGGAATGGCGGAGAACGTCTGTCCTACATGCCCACTCACTACGAGAACCATGGCGCCACTGCCCTTGGTCTGGCCGCCATGTACGGCCCCGTGCTGAGCCATCGGAGCACGCCGGACTTTTACACCAATACACGAGCCATCAGCACTGACGTCTGA